A portion of the Candidatus Scalindua japonica genome contains these proteins:
- a CDS encoding 4Fe-4S dicluster domain-containing protein: MIEELRKKAEELLKNDTVKVVFGYGEGSVPERTRPVFITKPEDVNKLTWNKYCVYNLTTYLKRQETRKLGKPALILKGCDARTIIVLLKECQIKREDVYIIGVTCDGVGDPLAEKCKACDVHTPLIYDDLVGEKRENKEVPFEERYAELDEYEKLGEKEKWEFWQKQFEKCIKCYACSNICPLCFCDRCIVEKNQPQWIDPSAHARGNLSWNVTRAYHLAGRCINCEECQRVCPVDIPLNLLNKKLAKEAERSFNYRPGYNIDDELAMSTYKEDDEQEFFK; this comes from the coding sequence ATGATTGAGGAGCTGAGAAAAAAAGCCGAGGAACTCCTGAAGAACGACACGGTAAAAGTTGTTTTTGGATATGGTGAAGGAAGCGTACCGGAAAGGACAAGGCCGGTATTTATTACTAAACCCGAAGACGTAAACAAATTAACGTGGAATAAGTATTGTGTCTATAACCTCACCACCTACCTCAAGAGACAGGAAACCAGAAAACTTGGAAAACCGGCATTGATACTTAAGGGATGTGATGCAAGGACAATTATCGTCCTCTTAAAAGAGTGCCAGATAAAACGTGAAGACGTATATATCATTGGTGTCACATGTGATGGTGTAGGAGACCCTCTTGCAGAAAAATGCAAGGCATGCGATGTCCATACTCCACTGATCTACGATGATCTGGTTGGTGAGAAGAGAGAAAACAAGGAAGTCCCGTTTGAAGAGAGATACGCTGAGTTGGACGAATATGAAAAGTTGGGTGAAAAGGAAAAATGGGAATTCTGGCAAAAACAGTTTGAAAAATGTATCAAGTGTTACGCATGCAGCAATATTTGCCCACTCTGTTTCTGTGATCGATGCATTGTTGAGAAGAACCAACCTCAGTGGATAGACCCAAGCGCGCATGCGCGCGGTAATCTCTCATGGAACGTTACAAGAGCATATCATTTGGCCGGTAGATGTATTAATTGTGAGGAGTGCCAGAGAGTGTGTCCGGTAGACATCCCTCTTAACCTTCTTAATAAGAAGCTCGCCAAGGAGGCGGAGAGGAGTTTCAACTACAGACCGGGTTATAATATTGATGATGAACTTGCAATGTCTACCTACAAAGAAGACGACGAGCAGGAATTTTTCAAATAA
- a CDS encoding VWA domain-containing protein, giving the protein MKYENINYLYLLPIVFIMAFAYFIFYKNRQNAIKKFVKAELMDRIVESVSRRKQKIKAVLVVMALLFIIFSLVQPKWGYHWEDVERRGIDIVVAVDTSRSMLADDIKPNRLQAAKREINDLINIVDGDRIGLVAFAGTAFLQCPLTLDYGAFNLFLDDLNTNLIPVGGTSFGEAIKKSMSAFSSKLKKHKAIVLITDGEDHQGNAMEMAKEAKEQGIIIYTVGVGKKEGAYIKLKDGKGNKTLLKDREGQVVKTHLDEVLLNKIALETGGAYTPAYGTQWGLANIYTNIIANMEEKQLGGRKVKLYENRFQIPLLIALILITLESLIGERTRARKTSLDRGG; this is encoded by the coding sequence ATGAAATACGAAAATATTAATTATCTTTACCTGCTACCGATTGTCTTTATTATGGCGTTTGCTTATTTTATATTTTACAAAAACAGGCAGAACGCAATAAAGAAATTTGTCAAGGCAGAATTGATGGATCGCATTGTAGAGTCTGTAAGCAGAAGAAAGCAGAAGATAAAGGCGGTCTTAGTTGTTATGGCGTTACTCTTCATTATATTTTCTCTGGTGCAGCCAAAATGGGGATACCATTGGGAAGATGTGGAGAGAAGGGGGATTGATATTGTAGTTGCCGTAGATACATCCCGCAGTATGCTGGCAGATGACATAAAGCCAAATAGATTGCAGGCGGCCAAGAGAGAGATCAACGACCTGATAAATATAGTTGACGGTGACAGGATTGGTTTAGTCGCGTTTGCAGGGACTGCGTTTCTTCAGTGTCCGTTAACTCTTGATTACGGTGCGTTCAATCTCTTTCTCGATGATCTTAATACCAACCTGATTCCCGTTGGCGGTACATCATTCGGTGAGGCGATAAAAAAGAGTATGTCAGCGTTCAGCAGTAAGTTGAAAAAGCACAAAGCAATCGTACTTATTACCGACGGAGAAGACCATCAGGGAAATGCTATGGAAATGGCAAAAGAGGCGAAGGAACAGGGTATAATTATTTACACGGTTGGAGTTGGTAAAAAAGAGGGTGCGTATATTAAGCTGAAAGATGGTAAAGGTAATAAGACATTACTGAAAGACAGAGAAGGGCAGGTTGTCAAAACACATCTCGACGAAGTGCTTTTGAATAAGATAGCCCTTGAAACAGGAGGCGCGTATACGCCCGCATACGGAACACAATGGGGCCTGGCAAATATTTACACAAATATAATTGCCAATATGGAGGAGAAACAGTTAGGTGGGAGAAAGGTAAAGTTATATGAGAATCGATTCCAAATTCCACTGTTAATAGCTCTCATCCTTATTACATTAGAATCATTGATCGGAGAACGGACCAGGGCGCGTAAAACTTCACTTGATAGAGGGGGTTAA
- a CDS encoding tetratricopeptide repeat protein has protein sequence MNNSSIKQIFIALLSFTMLVGWIDPASDKNEEGIRLYNDKAYDEAISKFADAQLHRPKSGSLEFNIANTHYQEGKLPEAEKAYKNALRSNNKILKAKANYNMGNTLFKQGKLNESLDFYKKAIELTENKADKQDVEIKEIREDSKYNYEFVQKKIEEMKQEQQERQEQEEQEKQEQEEEDNQEEQKQGDQPPEEKDPEDQEQKKDQQKQKQDEEKENKENQSGQQKEQPPEEEKKEPQSQPQPQSQEKKEMTKEEAERILEALRQAEESAREMKEKETESSQYETEKNW, from the coding sequence ATGAATAATTCAAGTATAAAACAGATTTTTATAGCATTGTTGTCTTTTACAATGCTTGTAGGTTGGATAGACCCCGCTTCAGATAAAAACGAAGAGGGGATACGGCTCTATAATGATAAGGCGTATGACGAGGCGATAAGCAAGTTTGCCGATGCACAGTTACATCGTCCGAAGTCGGGTTCACTGGAGTTTAATATTGCAAATACACATTATCAGGAAGGCAAACTTCCTGAAGCAGAAAAAGCCTATAAAAACGCTTTACGTTCAAACAATAAAATCTTAAAGGCAAAAGCCAATTATAATATGGGTAACACTCTCTTTAAGCAGGGTAAGCTTAACGAGTCCCTGGACTTTTATAAAAAGGCAATTGAGTTAACTGAGAATAAAGCTGACAAGCAGGACGTGGAGATAAAAGAGATTCGTGAAGATTCTAAATATAATTATGAATTTGTGCAGAAAAAAATAGAAGAGATGAAGCAGGAGCAACAGGAGAGACAGGAACAGGAAGAGCAGGAAAAACAGGAGCAGGAAGAAGAAGATAATCAGGAAGAGCAGAAACAGGGTGATCAGCCTCCCGAGGAGAAAGATCCTGAAGATCAGGAGCAGAAGAAGGACCAACAAAAGCAGAAACAGGACGAGGAAAAGGAGAATAAAGAAAATCAGAGTGGACAACAAAAAGAGCAACCACCGGAAGAAGAAAAAAAAGAGCCTCAATCCCAACCTCAACCTCAGTCTCAAGAGAAAAAAGAGATGACGAAGGAAGAGGCGGAAAGAATTCTTGAAGCTCTGAGGCAGGCTGAGGAATCCGCACGGGAAATGAAGGAAAAAGAGACAGAGTCTTCACAATATGAAACAGAGAAAAACTGGTAA
- a CDS encoding CoB--CoM heterodisulfide reductase iron-sulfur subunit A family protein has translation MSKKIGVFVCHCGTNISATVDVEKVAEEAKKNNPGVSYTTTYKYMCSDPGQKLLRDKIKEEGLDGVVVAACSPKMHEHTFRNASKKAGMNPYHVEISNLREQCSWVHPDKPTGTEKSVDLVRMMTEKTRKDKSLNPIKVPVTRRALVIGGGIAGIQAALDIADAGHEVIMVEREASIGGHMAQLSETFPTLDCSQCIMTPKMVELAQHENITLYTWSEIEAVDGYIGNFDVKIRKKARSVDLDLCTGCSSCWQVCPSKKIKSEFDMGLGNRTAIYIPFPQAIPSKPVIDREHCLLYKDARKKDIPPNDSKVCRKCLDICPIAPVKAIDYSQVDEFVSEKVGAIIVATGYKELDDTSMYGEYGGGKYKDVISGLQFERLASASGPTEGEIQRPSDGKVPEIIVFIQCVGSRDPAKGCSYCSKTCCMYTAKHTMLYKHKVHHGHAYVFYIDIRCPGKDYEEFSLRAIEEEGATYLRGRVSRIYKKGDKLVVLGADTLTGSVVEIEADMVVLASAMKAQDDAEKFAQKLSIQYNKDKFFSEIHPKLKPVESSSAGIFLAGTCQGPKDIPETVAQAGAAASKALALLSSEELEREPVVAKVDRLPAPIFSTCIGCFYCQRVCPYGAIEEEDIKARDGSTIKTVAKVNVGLCQGCGLCAATCRSKSVELAGFNDEQVFAEINSVEFN, from the coding sequence GTGAGTAAAAAGATCGGTGTTTTTGTCTGTCATTGTGGTACGAATATCTCTGCCACTGTTGACGTTGAAAAAGTTGCCGAAGAGGCTAAAAAGAACAACCCGGGCGTTTCATACACAACTACCTACAAATATATGTGTTCAGACCCCGGCCAGAAACTCTTGAGGGACAAAATCAAGGAAGAGGGTCTGGACGGCGTTGTTGTGGCTGCCTGTTCTCCAAAAATGCATGAACATACATTCCGTAATGCTTCCAAAAAAGCAGGTATGAACCCATACCATGTAGAAATCTCAAATCTCAGGGAACAGTGTTCGTGGGTCCATCCGGATAAACCCACAGGAACAGAAAAATCTGTCGATCTCGTAAGGATGATGACCGAAAAGACCAGAAAAGATAAATCCCTGAATCCCATTAAAGTGCCGGTAACAAGACGTGCTCTCGTCATTGGTGGAGGTATTGCCGGAATACAGGCAGCTTTGGATATTGCTGATGCAGGACATGAAGTTATTATGGTTGAGCGAGAGGCCTCGATAGGCGGCCACATGGCCCAACTATCTGAAACTTTCCCCACCCTCGACTGTTCACAATGTATTATGACACCGAAGATGGTGGAGCTTGCACAGCATGAAAATATTACGCTATACACTTGGTCTGAAATAGAAGCGGTTGATGGCTATATTGGCAACTTCGATGTCAAAATACGAAAAAAAGCCAGGTCAGTTGATCTTGACCTGTGTACCGGATGCAGCTCATGCTGGCAAGTGTGCCCCAGTAAAAAGATAAAAAGTGAATTTGACATGGGACTTGGAAACAGAACAGCTATCTATATTCCGTTTCCACAGGCGATCCCCAGTAAACCTGTAATCGACAGGGAACACTGCTTACTGTATAAAGATGCACGCAAAAAAGATATTCCGCCAAATGATTCAAAAGTTTGTAGAAAGTGTTTAGACATTTGTCCTATAGCACCTGTCAAGGCTATCGACTACTCTCAGGTAGATGAATTTGTTTCTGAGAAAGTAGGAGCCATTATTGTTGCAACAGGTTATAAAGAGCTTGATGACACAAGTATGTATGGTGAATATGGCGGTGGTAAATATAAAGATGTAATATCCGGCCTACAATTTGAACGTCTTGCAAGCGCTTCGGGCCCAACCGAAGGTGAAATACAGAGACCCTCTGACGGAAAGGTGCCGGAGATAATCGTATTTATCCAATGTGTGGGATCCAGAGACCCTGCAAAGGGATGTTCATATTGTTCCAAGACCTGTTGTATGTATACGGCCAAGCATACCATGTTGTATAAACACAAAGTGCATCATGGACATGCATACGTCTTCTATATTGATATCAGATGCCCCGGAAAAGACTATGAAGAGTTTTCACTAAGGGCAATAGAAGAAGAAGGCGCAACCTATCTCAGAGGACGTGTATCGAGGATTTATAAAAAAGGCGACAAACTTGTTGTACTTGGAGCGGATACTTTAACCGGTTCAGTGGTAGAGATTGAGGCTGATATGGTTGTACTCGCGTCCGCAATGAAAGCACAGGATGATGCAGAAAAATTTGCGCAAAAGCTGAGCATTCAATATAACAAAGATAAATTTTTCTCAGAGATACACCCAAAGCTGAAACCGGTAGAGAGTAGCAGTGCCGGCATATTCCTGGCAGGAACATGTCAGGGGCCAAAAGACATACCGGAGACAGTCGCACAGGCGGGTGCTGCGGCAAGTAAGGCACTTGCGCTGCTATCGTCCGAAGAGCTGGAACGTGAACCGGTTGTTGCTAAAGTAGACAGACTCCCTGCACCAATATTTTCAACCTGTATTGGATGTTTCTATTGTCAAAGGGTATGTCCATATGGCGCGATTGAGGAAGAAGATATCAAGGCCAGAGACGGTAGTACAATAAAGACCGTTGCAAAGGTAAATGTAGGACTTTGCCAGGGATGCGGTTTGTGCGCGGCAACATGCAGATCCAAGAGCGTTGAGTTGGCTGGTTTTAACGACGAACAAGTCTTCGCGGAGATTAATTCTGTTGAATTTAATTAA
- a CDS encoding BatD family protein yields MTLLTIGRNTVFIIYNKLEVLPFEILKPIKVSMKNIIRYKIIIFIAMLFTYAEDTCQAQGVLTEESSKQLINVNANVDMARVTIGDKINYKITIDFPEDVEVFPPETKDKIGGLTVKEFTTEDIEEEEGRTTREYKYILETYKASSYIIPSFEIEYKEKLKSEVKMVKTTEIFVEVVTILDADASDVRDIKPPVALHKNYYKLYVIIGIIFGVLVLAAVIAHYIYHRKHREVESIPEPLSSHQIAYNDLESLRAMDLISKGQIKEYYYRLSNIVRYYIENRFKLMAPERTTEEFLLEMTVTGKLSGEHKELVGNFLEHCDMVKFAAYGPDSREIENSFNSAKKLVDETREIVQEESVVQANVNQIFVAKRD; encoded by the coding sequence ATGACATTACTGACGATAGGCAGGAATACCGTCTTTATTATCTACAATAAATTAGAAGTGCTCCCGTTCGAAATTCTTAAACCGATTAAAGTTAGTATGAAAAATATCATTAGATACAAAATAATTATTTTCATAGCAATGCTATTCACGTATGCAGAAGATACGTGCCAGGCACAAGGAGTATTAACAGAAGAGAGTTCTAAACAACTTATTAACGTAAATGCTAATGTTGATATGGCAAGGGTCACTATTGGAGATAAAATAAATTATAAGATAACGATAGATTTTCCTGAAGATGTAGAAGTTTTTCCCCCCGAGACAAAAGATAAAATTGGAGGGCTTACAGTAAAGGAGTTTACTACTGAGGATATTGAGGAAGAGGAAGGAAGAACTACAAGGGAATACAAGTATATTCTGGAAACATACAAAGCAAGTTCTTATATAATCCCCTCTTTTGAAATTGAATACAAAGAGAAGCTTAAGTCTGAAGTAAAGATGGTGAAAACAACTGAAATTTTTGTTGAGGTTGTGACCATTCTGGATGCGGACGCCAGTGATGTCAGGGATATTAAACCTCCAGTAGCACTACACAAAAATTATTACAAGTTATATGTAATTATTGGAATAATTTTTGGAGTCTTGGTACTGGCAGCAGTTATTGCGCATTATATATATCACAGAAAACACCGGGAGGTTGAATCTATACCGGAGCCTCTTTCCTCCCATCAGATCGCCTATAATGACCTTGAGAGTTTAAGGGCGATGGATTTGATATCGAAGGGCCAGATAAAGGAGTATTATTATCGACTGTCAAATATAGTCAGGTATTATATTGAGAACAGATTTAAACTGATGGCCCCTGAAAGGACAACAGAAGAGTTTTTGTTAGAGATGACGGTGACCGGGAAGTTATCAGGAGAGCACAAAGAACTCGTTGGAAATTTTCTGGAGCACTGCGATATGGTCAAGTTTGCCGCGTATGGCCCCGACAGCCGGGAAATAGAAAATTCATTTAACTCTGCAAAAAAACTGGTTGATGAAACCAGAGAGATTGTACAGGAAGAGTCTGTTGTGCAGGCAAATGTTAATCAGATTTTTGTTGCAAAACGCGATTAA
- a CDS encoding hydrogenase iron-sulfur subunit, translating into MSETKFEPKIIAFLCNWCTYAGADLAGTGRKEYQANVRIIKLPCTGGIDPLFLIKAFERGADGILVSGCHPGDCHYNSGNYHARRRWNVFRPLLEFCGINPDRIQFSWISAAEGGKWVETINGIVDAVRELGPFESYQKLNTIGPEVSVSGGATAASSETG; encoded by the coding sequence ATGTCAGAAACTAAATTTGAACCGAAAATAATTGCCTTTCTCTGTAACTGGTGTACCTACGCCGGGGCTGACCTTGCGGGTACAGGAAGAAAAGAGTACCAGGCGAATGTACGCATCATTAAACTCCCATGCACTGGAGGAATAGACCCACTGTTTTTAATAAAGGCATTTGAGCGGGGAGCAGACGGTATCCTGGTTTCAGGATGTCATCCCGGAGATTGCCACTACAATTCCGGTAATTACCACGCCAGACGTAGATGGAATGTTTTCAGACCGCTGCTTGAATTCTGTGGTATCAATCCGGATCGGATCCAATTCTCATGGATATCCGCAGCAGAAGGTGGAAAATGGGTTGAGACAATAAACGGAATTGTTGATGCAGTAAGAGAACTTGGACCGTTTGAATCGTATCAGAAGCTTAATACAATCGGCCCTGAGGTTTCCGTTTCCGGTGGAGCAACTGCTGCATCAAGTGAAACTGGCTGA
- a CDS encoding 4Fe-4S dicluster domain-containing protein → MKIKITTKELTSDFAKEVKERSGIDVKKCYQCGKCTAGCPVAYEMDYMPNQIIRLVQIGARKEALSSRTIWLCASCITCSTRCPKEVKIAELMDVLREMALEEGVANPMEKDITTFHEAFLNSVKKHGRISECGMIMEYKRKRPKAALKSALQDLSDGSQLMLKGKLSLAPHNIKGKDSIKRIFEKLQ, encoded by the coding sequence ATGAAGATTAAAATTACAACAAAAGAGTTAACATCTGATTTCGCAAAGGAAGTAAAAGAGAGAAGTGGAATAGATGTTAAAAAATGTTATCAATGTGGTAAGTGTACAGCAGGGTGTCCTGTAGCGTATGAGATGGACTACATGCCAAACCAGATAATAAGGTTAGTGCAGATCGGAGCAAGGAAGGAAGCTCTAAGTTCCAGAACAATCTGGCTATGTGCTTCCTGTATTACGTGTAGCACAAGGTGTCCTAAAGAGGTAAAGATCGCAGAATTAATGGACGTTTTAAGGGAAATGGCGCTTGAAGAAGGTGTGGCAAACCCGATGGAAAAGGATATTACCACTTTTCACGAGGCATTTCTTAACTCAGTCAAGAAACACGGTCGAATCTCTGAGTGCGGTATGATAATGGAGTACAAAAGAAAGAGGCCTAAGGCCGCTTTAAAGTCTGCTTTACAAGATCTGTCTGATGGTTCGCAATTGATGCTCAAAGGAAAATTATCACTGGCACCACACAATATTAAAGGCAAGGACAGTATTAAACGAATTTTCGAAAAACTTCAATAA
- a CDS encoding CoB--CoM heterodisulfide reductase iron-sulfur subunit B family protein — MGYYPGCAITKCSTSEEYGTSVLGVSEVIGPELEEINDWNCCGASSGHATNHKLSTALSVRNISLADKDGYDEVLAPCPMCSQRLIISQNDVQEDKKLREEVEDAIEMPISNNVKVSNYLEIVKNYSMDEIAEKQKKKPEGLKVASYYGCLLVRPPKVLKFDDPENPKTMDEIVTAIGAEAVDWEFKTSCCGGGFTLSRTDVVVKLTNDILEGAVEAGANAIAVACPMCHANLDMKQSNIEKEYGRRFNIPIVYISELIGLALGLKPKDLGMDKHFIDTGSVINAFSNIEK; from the coding sequence ATAGGTTATTATCCGGGCTGCGCAATCACAAAGTGCTCTACGTCTGAAGAGTACGGTACCTCCGTTTTGGGTGTTTCCGAAGTTATAGGCCCTGAACTGGAAGAGATCAACGACTGGAACTGCTGTGGAGCCTCTTCAGGCCACGCGACAAATCATAAACTGTCTACCGCCCTGTCAGTGAGAAATATCAGTCTGGCAGATAAGGACGGTTATGATGAAGTCCTCGCACCGTGTCCTATGTGCTCTCAAAGATTGATTATTTCCCAGAACGACGTACAGGAAGATAAAAAGCTGAGAGAGGAAGTAGAAGATGCTATAGAAATGCCAATCAGTAACAATGTCAAGGTTTCAAACTACCTTGAAATTGTAAAAAACTATAGCATGGATGAGATTGCGGAGAAACAGAAGAAGAAACCGGAAGGTTTGAAGGTAGCCAGTTATTACGGATGTCTTCTGGTGCGACCACCTAAAGTACTTAAATTTGACGATCCTGAAAACCCCAAGACTATGGACGAGATTGTAACAGCAATAGGTGCTGAAGCTGTAGATTGGGAATTTAAAACAAGCTGCTGTGGTGGTGGTTTTACGCTCAGCCGGACGGATGTAGTTGTTAAATTAACTAATGATATTCTGGAAGGCGCTGTTGAAGCAGGTGCCAATGCCATAGCCGTAGCCTGCCCTATGTGCCATGCAAATCTGGACATGAAGCAGAGTAACATAGAGAAAGAGTATGGCCGCAGATTCAATATCCCTATCGTGTATATCTCAGAGCTTATTGGTCTTGCACTTGGACTGAAGCCAAAAGACCTCGGAATGGATAAACACTTTATAGATACTGGTTCTGTCATTAATGCATTTTCAAATATAGAAAAATAA
- a CDS encoding vWA domain-containing protein: protein MLILKDPLILCLIIILVPLILANYIFRKDNGNLRFPSLNSFHRIEQGRSIKYRHILIGLRVLIIILLVVALARPQSGKAHSKVTTEGIDIILALDVSGSMLAEDFNLDNKRRNRLYVAKEVVKDFIEWRENDRIGMVVFGGASYTQCPLTLDYDVLLQFLEKVEIGMVEDGTAIGSAIGVCVSRLKSSKAKSKVVILLTDGRNNAGGIDPLTAAELAKTFGMKIYTVGAGTKGLAPYPSKNLFGLKTYRSIQIDIDDEGLTEIAKITGGKYFRATDTASLKEVYKQIDNLEKTKMEEAKYTEFSELFMYLLIPALGIFLFEVVLANTKFRRIP from the coding sequence ATGCTGATATTAAAAGATCCATTAATTCTATGTTTAATCATTATTCTTGTTCCGCTTATACTTGCTAATTATATTTTCAGAAAAGATAATGGGAATCTGAGGTTTCCATCTCTCAACTCTTTTCACAGGATAGAACAGGGACGTTCCATAAAATATAGACATATTCTGATCGGATTGAGGGTCTTGATAATTATTTTGCTGGTGGTCGCCCTTGCAAGACCGCAATCAGGAAAAGCACATTCAAAGGTTACTACAGAGGGTATCGACATAATTCTGGCGCTAGATGTTTCAGGCAGTATGCTGGCGGAAGATTTTAATTTAGATAATAAAAGAAGAAACCGTCTTTATGTTGCTAAAGAGGTGGTAAAAGACTTTATAGAATGGCGTGAAAATGATCGAATAGGAATGGTGGTTTTTGGCGGAGCGTCCTATACACAATGTCCGCTAACACTTGATTATGACGTACTGCTACAGTTTCTTGAAAAAGTAGAGATTGGAATGGTTGAGGATGGCACCGCTATTGGTTCTGCCATAGGTGTTTGTGTAAGCAGGCTTAAATCTTCCAAAGCAAAAAGTAAAGTGGTGATTCTTCTGACTGACGGACGTAACAATGCCGGTGGGATCGATCCGTTAACTGCTGCAGAATTGGCAAAAACATTTGGTATGAAGATATACACGGTCGGGGCTGGTACAAAAGGGCTTGCACCTTATCCTTCCAAAAACCTTTTTGGATTGAAGACGTACAGGTCCATACAGATTGATATTGATGATGAGGGTTTAACGGAAATAGCAAAGATTACCGGTGGAAAGTACTTCAGGGCAACGGATACTGCTTCTCTGAAAGAAGTTTATAAACAGATTGACAACCTGGAGAAGACTAAAATGGAGGAGGCTAAATACACTGAGTTTAGCGAACTCTTTATGTATTTGCTCATTCCGGCATTAGGGATATTTCTCTTTGAGGTAGTGCTCGCAAATACAAAATTCAGGAGGATACCCTGA
- a CDS encoding type II toxin-antitoxin system HicB family antitoxin: MNNSYTAVIKQEDDCWIGWIEEISGVNCQKKSREELMETLKVTLEEAVKFNRQDAITSAGTGYYEEQIAL, translated from the coding sequence ATGAATAATTCATATACAGCAGTAATTAAACAAGAAGATGATTGTTGGATTGGATGGATTGAAGAGATATCGGGAGTTAATTGCCAGAAAAAATCACGAGAAGAATTAATGGAAACTTTAAAAGTTACTTTGGAGGAGGCTGTAAAATTTAATCGACAAGACGCAATTACGTCAGCAGGCACTGGCTACTATGAAGAACAAATTGCATTATGA
- a CDS encoding DUF58 domain-containing protein: MIPKEILKKVKQIQIRSSRLVNDVLAGEYVSVFKGRGMEFDEVREYQAGDDIRTIDWNVTARLGHPYIKRYTEERELTIMFLVDLSFSGEFGSMTQLKNEIATEICAVLAFSAVRNNDKVGLILFTDKIEKFVPPKKGKTHVLRVIREVLYFKPENKGTDISIALEYLLKVTRRKTVCFLLSDFITEGFERVLRIANKRHDMVAVSITDPRELEIPNVGFVELEDAETGEITLIDTSDRKMMERFNRFNTKNMEERAKLFRGMGVDLVDVRTDSSYVEPIMRFFRTREKRLQY, encoded by the coding sequence ATGATCCCAAAGGAAATACTAAAAAAGGTAAAACAGATACAGATTCGCTCAAGCCGTCTTGTAAATGATGTATTGGCCGGTGAGTATGTTAGCGTCTTCAAAGGCCGTGGTATGGAGTTTGACGAGGTAAGGGAATATCAGGCGGGAGATGACATCCGTACAATTGACTGGAATGTTACGGCGCGCCTGGGCCATCCATACATAAAGAGGTATACGGAAGAGAGGGAATTGACCATTATGTTTCTGGTTGATCTCAGCTTTTCAGGAGAGTTTGGGAGTATGACACAGTTGAAAAATGAGATTGCTACTGAGATTTGTGCTGTGCTTGCCTTCTCTGCAGTAAGGAATAATGACAAGGTCGGCCTTATTCTTTTTACCGATAAGATTGAAAAATTTGTTCCTCCAAAGAAGGGAAAGACACATGTTCTTCGTGTGATCAGAGAGGTGCTTTATTTCAAACCGGAAAATAAGGGTACGGATATATCAATAGCCCTTGAATATCTCCTTAAGGTTACCAGGCGTAAGACAGTCTGCTTCCTGCTTTCGGACTTTATAACCGAAGGATTTGAACGTGTTTTACGTATTGCAAACAAGCGGCACGATATGGTGGCGGTTTCCATAACAGATCCCAGGGAACTGGAGATACCAAATGTTGGTTTTGTTGAGTTGGAGGACGCCGAGACCGGTGAGATAACGCTTATAGATACATCAGACAGAAAGATGATGGAAAGGTTTAACAGATTTAATACCAAAAACATGGAGGAGAGGGCAAAATTATTTAGAGGTATGGGTGTCGACCTGGTTGACGTGAGGACTGACAGTTCATATGTAGAACCGATTATGAGATTCTTCAGGACGAGGGAAAAGAGGCTGCAGTACTAA